The Moorena producens PAL-8-15-08-1 genomic interval TTGTAGTCCTGATTTCCGCAGTGGCTGCGATTGGTGGTTTTTTATTCGGTTTCGACAGTGCAGTGATCAATGGCACCATTACAGCACTGCAAAAAGCCTTTCACTCCACTAGCGTCGGGACGGGATTTTCAGTATCTTCGATGCTGCTAGGTTCTGCAGTTGGGGCGTTTTACGCTGGACAGATGGCGGATTGGTATGGCCGTAGAAAGGTGATGCTGATGACTGCTGCTTTATTTACTATCAGTGCCATTGGCTCTGGTATAGCAATCGGTATCTGGGATTTTGTAGTCTATCGACTGGTAGGTGGCATTGCTGTGGGTGCCGCTAGTGTAATTAGTCCAGCTTACATCGCAGAGGTTTCTCCAGCTCACCTACGGGGAAGGTTAGGTTCTCTGCAGCAATTGGCCATTGTTATTGGTATTTTTATTGCTTTTGTCAGCAACTACATAATTGGTATGGTTACCGGTTCAGCAGAAGCACCACTTTGGTTTTCTATACCGGCTTGGCGCTGGATGTTCTGGATGGAGGTGATTCCAGCAATTGTTTATGGGGTCGGGGCTTGGTTAATTCCTGAATCTCCCCGCTTTCTGGTATCTATTGGCCGATTGACAAAAGCTGCTGCTGTTTTCGCCAAGATAGAGAGTGGTGATGTCCAAGCCAAGGTCTTGGAAATTCAGCAAACAGTTCTCAAGGAGCGCAAGCCTAAACTCTCTGATCTGATTGGTAAAAATGGTATGCTGCTTCCCATTGTCTGGGTGGGCATGGGATTATCTCTATTTCAACAGTTTGTGGGAATTAATGTAGTATTCTACTATGGTAATGTGTTATGGCAAGAGGTAGGGTTTTCAGAAGGGGATTCCCTGCTAATTAATGTTATTACTGGCGCTATTAATCTTCTTACTACCCTTTTAGCGATCGCATACATCGACAAGTTTGGACGCAAACCCCTTCTGCTGATCGGGTCTATTGGGATGACCTTGACCTTGGGGATAATGGCATTTATTTTCACTTTCGCCCACTTGGATAGCGCTGGTGAATTGATTCTGACTCACTTTCAAGGGATTGTCGCCCTCTTCGCCGCTAACCTCTATGTGTTCTGCTTTGGCTTTTCCTGGGGACCAGTGGTCTGGGTGATGCTAGGGGAAATGTTCAACAACCAGATTCGAGGGTCTGCACTGTCTGTTGGTGCTTCAACTCAATGGATGGCCAATTTTTTCATTACCATCACCTTCCCCATTCTCCTGACTAGATTTGGTTTAGGTACTGCTTATGGTCTTTATACCATTGCTGCTGCTATCTCCTTTTTCTTAGTTGTTTTCGCAGTTCGGGAAACCAAAGGTAAGGAACTTGAAGCAATGTGATCGTAAGTATTCAGCTATCAGCTATCAGCTATCAGCTTATGGGCTATCAGTTATCAGCTTATGAGCTATGAGCACGCTACTTAAGCTGCTTAGGTTTCTTTTATTCTGACGGCACCTGAAGTAGCGTGAGCCATTCGCGTAGCGTGGCTCAAAGGCCAATGTTCACGGCTGACCACTGAATGCTTACAATAAAACAGGTAAGCATTGGTTTAATCTCAGTGAAGTCACAGGCTGGAAGCCTGTGCCACAAAGCTGACCGCTGTTCCCGTAGCGTGCACGTAGCGCATTAGCTGAATACTTACAATATTACTCCTGCTGTGTTTGCTCCTGCTCATTTTCTGGTTTTAGCTCCTGTTCTTTATCCTGTGTTTGCTGCTGCTCATCTTCTTGTTTTCCCTCCTGTTTTCCCTCCTCTTCTTCCTTCTGTTTTTCCTCATATTCTTTCAGGAGTTGAGCAACTCGCTTCTGAATCTCTAGGTGCTTTTCTACACCTTCATAGGTATAACGGTTGTAACCATTATTGTCGATTATAGCTTCCAAATTATTAATCCGTTCTTTAGTCTCTGGGTGAGTTGAAAGCCAAGGAAATAATGGTTTTGGTCCACCTTGATCATGCAGGGTAATCATCAAATTGCGCAATCCATCTGCTGCATAGCCACTAGCCGCAAGAATTTTAGTTCCTAAATCATCAGCCTGACGTTCCATATTCCGGCTATAGTTAAGTACAATTAAATTAGCAGCAGTGCCACCATAGGGAATAAATTGGGCAATGTTAGCAGTCAAATTACCTTGAGTGACTAACTGGAAACCGTGGGATAACACAGCATGGGATAGTTCGTGAGCCAGTAAACCAGCTAATTCTGCTTCCGACTTGGTTTTTAGGATAGCGCCAGCGTTGATAAATATTTTACCTCCCGGTAAAGCGAAAGCATTGAGTTGGTCATCCATAACTACATAAAACTCGTAGTTAAACTCATCGCGACCTGTTACCTTGGTAAGTTCATTTCCCATTTCCCGCACATACTCCAGCACTTCTTCGTCTTCTAGCATCGGTAATTGCTTTTGTGCTTGCTTAGCAATTCTTTTCCCAATGCCTGATTCTCCCTGAAGCATTAATACAGTTGACTCTATTGCCGACAGGGGACCAAAGAGATTACCAGTAAAGACATAACCTAATGTCCCAGTGATCACATTCATTATTGTATTACCGGTAATTTCATTCCGGAGATGGGAAATGTGGCGGTCTAGATGCTGATCAGCGAGCTGAAGAAACTCTTCCGATTGAGGATGCTCAGTATTAAACAGGGCAAATTCACGAGCTACCAGAGATGCTTCAAACCAATTTTCTGAGTCTGCTAGCATTGCCATGGTTACCTTGATTAATTCCGGCTCATGGGGATATAGATTTTTAGCTTGCGTTAAAACTACTAAGGCTTCATCAAGCCGCTCATAATCTTTTAGAGCTTGAGCGTAGCGTATATGACCGGGAATAAATTCTGGTTGCTGCTCTACTAAAAACTTGAGGGGAATCAGAATTTTACTTTCTAAATTCTTTTCTAACCCTGACTCATAGTTACGCCAATACACTCCACCAGCGGGAGAGAGTTGAGTGGTTTCGTAAATTGGCTTCGGTAGTTTTTGAACTGGTTCTGGATTATCAAAAGGATTCTTTGCTTCACGATATAGTTGTTCAGCACCAATTATATCTCCACTTAGATAAAGTCTATCGGCTTCAATCAGTTTCTGCTGTTTTGCCAGTTCTTCTGGGCTGAGTTCTTCAGCTTCTGCTTCCAGGTCGTTTTCCTTAGCGTCAACAGCCGTTGTGGTTTCTTCTTTCTCTACCTCTGTATCCGCAGTTTCTGTATCCGCAGTTTCTGTATCTGGAGTTTCTGTATCTGGAGTTGCTGTATCTTTGGTATCTGAGTCTATTGTAGGTACAGTTGTCGTAGAAGTTTCTGTTTCTGGAAGCTCCCTATCTACGGTATCTTGCTGCTTAGTGTCTTCAGTGGAATTATCCGGTAATGGCACTTCTATATCTATAGGATTTATAGGTATAGGTATACCAGTATCGGAAGTTTCCGTAGGGGCATCGGTAGTCGGTGCTTCAGTTTGAGATATATCCCCTAACCTAGGAACTTCAGTATACTCTGACATGTCAGAAACCTCAGTAGCCCCTAAATGTGAGATTGTTTTAG includes:
- a CDS encoding M48 family metallopeptidase — encoded protein: MKRFGNLLLILSGILMAGEASTALAESPKIGKSEPIQHRSEPKTISHLGATEVSDMSEYTEVPRLGDISQTEAPTTDAPTETSDTGIPIPINPIDIEVPLPDNSTEDTKQQDTVDRELPETETSTTTVPTIDSDTKDTATPDTETPDTETADTETADTEVEKEETTTAVDAKENDLEAEAEELSPEELAKQQKLIEADRLYLSGDIIGAEQLYREAKNPFDNPEPVQKLPKPIYETTQLSPAGGVYWRNYESGLEKNLESKILIPLKFLVEQQPEFIPGHIRYAQALKDYERLDEALVVLTQAKNLYPHEPELIKVTMAMLADSENWFEASLVAREFALFNTEHPQSEEFLQLADQHLDRHISHLRNEITGNTIMNVITGTLGYVFTGNLFGPLSAIESTVLMLQGESGIGKRIAKQAQKQLPMLEDEEVLEYVREMGNELTKVTGRDEFNYEFYVVMDDQLNAFALPGGKIFINAGAILKTKSEAELAGLLAHELSHAVLSHGFQLVTQGNLTANIAQFIPYGGTAANLIVLNYSRNMERQADDLGTKILAASGYAADGLRNLMITLHDQGGPKPLFPWLSTHPETKERINNLEAIIDNNGYNRYTYEGVEKHLEIQKRVAQLLKEYEEKQKEEEEGKQEGKQEDEQQQTQDKEQELKPENEQEQTQQE
- a CDS encoding sugar porter family MFS transporter, with the translated sequence MINDQQQYHISFVVLISAVAAIGGFLFGFDSAVINGTITALQKAFHSTSVGTGFSVSSMLLGSAVGAFYAGQMADWYGRRKVMLMTAALFTISAIGSGIAIGIWDFVVYRLVGGIAVGAASVISPAYIAEVSPAHLRGRLGSLQQLAIVIGIFIAFVSNYIIGMVTGSAEAPLWFSIPAWRWMFWMEVIPAIVYGVGAWLIPESPRFLVSIGRLTKAAAVFAKIESGDVQAKVLEIQQTVLKERKPKLSDLIGKNGMLLPIVWVGMGLSLFQQFVGINVVFYYGNVLWQEVGFSEGDSLLINVITGAINLLTTLLAIAYIDKFGRKPLLLIGSIGMTLTLGIMAFIFTFAHLDSAGELILTHFQGIVALFAANLYVFCFGFSWGPVVWVMLGEMFNNQIRGSALSVGASTQWMANFFITITFPILLTRFGLGTAYGLYTIAAAISFFLVVFAVRETKGKELEAM